A window of Globicephala melas chromosome 2, mGloMel1.2, whole genome shotgun sequence genomic DNA:
CCGGGGGCCCGAACCACCCCCGACCCGTGAGCTCCAGGACACCATTCTGGCCCTGAGGAGCCAGGTGATTGGGGGCTCTGGTAAGAAGGGAGCTGGGAGGAGCTTCAAGGCAATGGCGTTAGAaggcttcccccagcccctgggactGACCCACCCACTGACTGACACTGGCCCTGCCAGGTGCCCCCGGTCCTGGATGTGCGggctctgctgcagcaggggctgCGGGCCCGGCGAGCAGTGCTCACGGTGCCCTGGCTGGTGGAGTTCCTTTCCCTGGCTGACCACATCGTCCCCATGCTGGACTATTACCGCAGCATCTTCACTCTCCTGCTGCACCTGCATCGGTGAGTAGAGAGAGAGCAGGCTTGAGAAAAGGGTGTGGGGAGAACATTGCTGAGGCTGCCATTTATGAAGAGGGTCAAGCAGCCTGTGCTTCCTGTGTGGTACCGTAGCCGTAACTGACCCTCAGGGAAGAGGCCAGGCCTTGATCCACAAGGAAAGACAGTGGGCAGTTATTGAATATTTGCACTTTGATTGGCCCTTTTCTATTCCTACTGTGGCCCAGCTCAGAAGGGAGTACAGATCTGGGTGGGGTGATGAGACCTGGTTTATTGTACAACAGCAGTCCCTTTTAGGTCTGTTTTTGAGAAGTACCTTGCCAGTGATAGCTTTCTGTTACTgtattccatttctctctttgcaCAGACTCCATTCACACCCTCATTTACATTTTAGGAGCTTGGTCTTGTCAAAGGAGAGTGAAGGGGAGATGTGTTTCCTGAAcaagctgctgctgctggctgTCCTGGGCTGGCTTTTCCAGGTTGGTGGAGTGAGGGTCCAGGTTGGAGAAGGGGGTGACTACTGTGGCTGAAGACAGGGAAAGGGAGGATGTATGAGTCTGAACAAGGGTGGGGCCAGAAGGTGAAGGTTCAGAGGAGGGGTAGGGATTGCCATAGTTTCAGAGGAAGGTGGCTTTGAACCTGATGTCTAAACCCTGGAACCATGAGGTAGGAGGTGTGACGAATCTCTGAAGTGCTGACTTGCACTGCCCTAATCTCTTGCCAGATTCCTACAGTCCCTGAGGACCTGTTCTTTCTGGAAGAGGGTCAGTTGGATGCCTTTGAGGTGGACACAGTAGCTTCAGAGCATGGCTTGGTGAGTGTTGGGGGTCAAGCCAGAGCCATGGGAAGCACAAGAGTAAAGGAGGCAGGCTGCCCGGTAGGGCCCAGCAGGAGACAAGCCAGAATAGACTGAAGTCTTTTATATAAGACTTTTATGTTTCTGGCACactggggaggaagggaagccTGCCTTCCCAACACTGGCCTGTTCTCTCCCCCAGGACAGCATGCCTGTGGTGGACCAGCACCTGCTCTACACTTGCTGCCCCTATATTGGTGAGGATACTGGTCTCCCCTCAGAGGGTCTTTGGTCCTTGGCCTGTCCCTTCATGAGTACCCAAAAGGCACCCTGTGGGCGCAGCGCCCCAGTACATTGTTCTGTTCTTAGGCGCTCCCTGGTGCCTCAGTCCTTCTATTCCCTAAATGCTTAAAAGTCAagatgctggggagggtgggacggtTCTGGAACTTAAACACTTGGGCTTCTCTGATGCAGGAGAGCTCCGCAAACTGCTCGCCTCCTGGGTATCAGGAAGCAGTGGACGGAGTGGGGGCTTCGTCAGGAAAatcacccccaccaccaccaccaccggcCTGGGAGCCCAGCCTCCCCGGACCACCCAAGGGCTGCAGGTAGGGGGCAGGGCAGAGGCGGGGGGCCtgtgcagtggagaaaggaaagcagacccttcactgccctgccccctcctcccaacaGGCACAGCTGGCTCAAGCCTTTTTCCACAACCAGCCACCCTCCCTGCGCAGGACCGTGGAGTTCGTGGCAGAGAGAATCGGCTCGAACTGTGTCAAGCATATCAAGTGAGGATAAGTTGGGATTGGGAATGGAGGTGTTGAGGGTCCCCTGTCTCATTTCCTTACAATTTTCCCCTTTATAACACCTTGTTGCCAAACTGAGGAAAGTCAGCTGAGGGGCGGCGGGGGAGCGGGTGATAGAGGACAAGGGCCAGGTGGGACGGGGGGAGGCTAAAATTGCTGACTGACGTTCTTTCAAGTTAGTTCTGACCAGGTTTCCTTGAAGTTGCAGCCCCTTTCTGATTCACGCTTTCCAACTACCTCAAAACCTTGCTGTTCCTACTGCAGGGCCACGCTGGTGGCAGATCTGGTGCGCCAGGCAGAGTCGCTTCTTCAAGAGCAGCTGGTGACGCAGGGACAGGAAGGGGGAGATCCAGCCCAACTGTTGGAGATCTTGTGTTCCCGGCTGTGCCCTCACGGGGCCCAGGCATTGACCCAGGGGCGGGAGTAAGACGCCAGTCTGTTTGAATCCTCTCATCTCCACTCTCCTCTTAGTTTTACTTTCCtgtccctttttcctcttttatactcATCCTTTATtggtcctctccccaccctgctttttttgtgtttttgcctGCTCTGTAGGCTCTTATCTTGGTTTTTAGAGGTTTTAGGGCCCAGAGTCCAGAGCTGAATTGGAAGGGCATCTGGGGTGGGGCCGGAGAGCTGAGGGTGCCTTCCCCTGAGGCAGAGCCCTTCCAGCTCGGGCGACTGCTGCACTCGGGGCGTTTCCTTCTGTGAGCCAGGCTGACGCATCTAGACATCACTGACCTCTGTCTCCTTTCAGGTTCTGCCAAAAGAAGAGCCCTGGTGCCGTGAGGGCATTGCTCCCTGAGGAGACCCCGGCAGCTGTACGTAGGAAGGAGTCCTGGGGTTAGCGGGCTGGGCGGTTGGTGGTGGGAGAGGAGTGCTGCGGGGTTGTATGTGTGAGGCTTCTGGTGGCAGGTGGGTCACTCCTGGACTTGGGCATTCGTCATTGTCCTAACTTGCCCCTGACTCAGAACTTCTGTGTCACAGGTTCTGAGCAGTGCAGAGAACATTGCTGTGGGGCTTGcaacagagaaagcctgtgcttgGTTGTCAGCCAATGTCACAGGTAAGGTCCAGGGAGGGGGAGCAGCTGACCAAGTTTTTCAAAAGTGGACTGGCAGGAAGTTGGAGGCCATGTGGGGGAGATAGGACTCAGAGCCAGCTGGTAACAGGGAAGGGCATGGGTTGGCATGGTGAGCCTGTGCAGGGCTGCTTTGATGACCCCTTTTCTGTCCTCCCTCTGACTTGCAGCGCTGATCAGAAGGGAGGTGAAAGCGGCTGTGAGTCGCATGCTTCGAGCCCAGGGTCCTGAGCCAGCTGCCCGGGGGGAGCGGAGGGGCTGCTCCCGTGCCTGTGAGCAccatgctcccctcccctcccacctcatcTCCGAGATAAAAGTACACAGCTCCCTACTCCCTTcggctcccctcctccctctccctgctcttTTCCTagtctccctcctctctccctcaacTCTAGTATTTGTGTGGCAGCTTTCTGTGTTGTCCAGCTAGTTCCCATTTTGTTACTGAATGGGATTAGGTAGGGCAGAACTGAATTGAACGGTTTTTGTAACTGCTGTTCTCTGACTTCTGTACTTGAATCACCCAAAAGGGTGAAAGGGAAAGGGGTAGATGTGAAAATTGTTGACTGAGTACACGTTATACAGATGATGATGGGAGTGGGATAGGGAATGGCTGTCCAGTGCACTAGGAAGTCTCTAAGGAACAGTCATCGCAGTATTGGGATATGGTTTCAGAAGTGTTCTCCTATGTGGGAGGTGATGCTTGTTTAGTTACAGGCAATAAGAATAATCTATCAATGCTCTTAATttgagaaaaaacattttttggtaCTGTCTAGAGCAGGAGTCAGCTGACaacctgtgggccaaatccagcctgctgctTGTTttcgtaaataaagttttattggaacgcaGCCACGCTTGTTCATTTACGAATTGTTGGGCTGCTTTAGTCCTCCAGCAGCAGAATTGAGTGATTGGGGCAGAGTCCTAAACTAGTGACCCAGATCTGGGGTAGTAGTGTGAGAATAAAGATTTGGAATAGGGACTAAAAAGGAAtgactaaagggcttccctggtggcacagtggttgagagtccacctgccgatgcagggaacacgggtttgtgccccagtccgggaagatcccacatgccgcggagcggctgggcccgtgagccatggccgctgagcctgcacatccggagcctgtgcttcgcggtgggagaggccacaacactgagaggcccgcgtaccgaaaaaaaaaaaaaaagactaaaattagaagagtaagagggagaagaaaactcTCAGCAGCCATTAGCTACTGGTTTTCAACATGCAGAGGATTTCTGTACTGAAACCTCGACTCTCCTAAGATGAACAGAGAATCATGAGGGACAGAAAATAGTACGACATGTACACGACAGGACAGTTCCCCTGAATGCTTTCAGAATAAGATGCTGTCTGGGAATTGGCTAGGTATGACTGTCCCAAGATGAGTGCCATCTCTTGAGCTCTCTGGCAGCGCGTTGTCCCTTGGCTTACCTGCTCCATCTGTTCCTTTGTTGTCCACCTGGTTGCTTCTCCCAGCTGTGCTGTCCTGCCCAAGCCCCAAGTCTAAGGGCACCTTTGCCAATTACTTCACCCCAGGGCcctgtcttccttttccttctgcctctttccACTGGCTGATCCCCATCCCAAGCCACATTCTCTGTGGCCTCCTTGGCCCTGGCCTGGCACGAAGCCTTACTCTGCTTCCACCCCTCTCTGCAGGATGTGCTCTCTTTGGCCGTGGGGCCCCGGGACTCTGAGGAGGGAGTTTCCCCAGAGCATCTGGAGCAGCTTCTAGGCCAGCTGGGCCAGATGCTGCGGTGTCGCCAGGTGAGACACGACGAGATGCTCTTCTTATGTATCCTTGTCCAGCGCGTAATAATCAGAGCTGCATTGGCTTGGGGCTGCTGCTCTAAGGATGGTGCTAATGTCCAAGGTCTCCCCATTTTTCCCCCAGTTCCTGTGCCCACCTGCTGAGCAGCATCTGGCAAAGTGCTCTGTGGAGTTAGCATCCCTCGTTGGTATGGCTCCTTTTTATCACATCACTCTCTTGCCGGATCCCCCAGTTCTCAGGGTGGGGTACAAGCAAGATTAGAAAACAGCTTTTTTCTACTCTGTGTCCTCCCAGGGCCACGTGACCCTGCCTCCATTTCTTAGAGCTTGGCATTCCTCTCTCCCCATAGTTGCAGATCAAATTCCTGTCCTAGGGCCCCCGGCACAGCAGCAGCTGGAGAGAGGGCAGGCTCGAAGGCTCCTGCTCATGCTGGTTTCCCTGTGGAAGGAGGACTTTCAAGTGCCGGTTccgctgcagctgctgctgaGGCCAAGAAACGTGGGGCTTCTGGCAGCCACTCGGCCGAGGGAGGTGAGccagagaggtggggggaggggggcaagtgGGCTTCTGAGAAGCCTCTGCAGTCGTGTTACTCCTACCATCCCCACCCCAAATGTTATTAGCTGGTTTAGTCCCCCTTTGCTGAGGCTGTGCTTATCTTTTCTTCCGTGCTCAGACTCCCTTAGTCTCGGCtcgtctccccctcctccctcagcagCTCTGCCCTTTGTATCAAGGTCACTGTGCAGTCCTCCTAGCCACCCTGAcctcttcctctgtgtgtgttgCAGTGGGACCTGCTGCTGTTCTTGCTCCGGGAGCTGGTAGAGAAAGGTCTGATGGGACGGATGGAGATAGAGACCTGCCTAGGCAGCCTCCATGAGGCCCAGTGGCCAAGGGTAAGGAGTCCTCGTCTCCTTTTACCTGGAGAGAGAACAGGTGTCATATGTCGCTTTTATCCTGAAAGGGGGCAAGTGATGGGGCCTCGCATTCTTAGGATCTTCCCAAAGCTCAGTGGATTTTGTCAGATTTCTTGAGGACCACCCTGAAATGAAGTGGCTGCTCTGGGGGTCCTCTTTCATATTTAAGTATCTATTGTATGAAGGACTGTGTCCACGGAGGAAGGGAAGATGGAAGGGGCAGATAGTTTGTTTATGGCATAGTGAGTGTGCggtttgtgggtttgtttttttttttggccatgccacatggctggtgggatcttagttccacaaccagggatggaacctgggccccagcagtgaaagcgccgagtcctaaccactggaccaccagggaattcccaagtgtGGGTTTTCAAAATCAGAATAACCTGGATTTTAATCTCAGCTAGTCCTTGATGTTATTGTGATTTGGGACAAAGtaattttagtttcttcattcataaaatgggaataatttagACCTCCTGGGGTTCTTCAAGATGAAATAATGTGCATATTAAGTACTCATTAGTGGTTTTGAGCTTTCCATTAGAGTTCACTCTCCCTGCTGGAACTTGAGCATCCTAGAGTACTAATGGGACAAGGGTTTCCAAGTCCATTTCCAGGTAGAAGGcagttggggaaaaaataagataGGTTGTCTGGTTAGCTAGGGCTTGATATTTGGGATTGATTTTTAGTAAAAAGAGTGAATTGAACAATCTAGAACTGTGTGTCTGCCTTTTCTGTCATCTTTCTGCTTATTCCAGGATTTTTCTGAAGAATTAGCAACACTGTTCAACCTGTTTCTAGCTgaaccccatgtgccacaacctcAGCTAAGAGCTTGTGAGCTGGTGCAGCCAAACCGGGGGACTGTGCTGGCCCAGAGCTAGGGCTGGGAAGCGGCCCTACCTTGGGCATCTCGCCAGAGCGCTGGAACCCAGCCTGACTGTGCCTCAGGAGGAGGCCCCAGAGCCACCCCAAGTGCCCACCCTGACCCTTGCTGGTGTGGAAGTAGCTCAGTCTGTCATCAGGCTTCCTGCTCACATGCAAAGGAAGAGAGTGGCAGCCTGGCATTCCCGTGACTGTGGGCTCACCATCCCAAGTCCTAAAGGAAGCAGGAGGGGGTCACCCGATTCAGGATTATGGTGGAAGAACCTAGAGACTCCAGTCCTGGAGAAGAGTTGGCATTTATTATGAAATGATGTGTGGGGGCTTGTCGGCACAAGATTCAAGCCCCACTTGCTGCTGTCCCAGCATCTCTTAGAGCTTTGTGGTTTGGGAAATCATGACTGACAGAGGGAAGTGACTTCTGCTTAACTTGTGAGTAAAGTTAAACATGAATCTTGGGAGTCTACATTTTCTTACCACCAGGAGCTGGACTGCCATCTCCTTAAAAACGTACAACAAATGTGGGGCTCGCCCAACAGAAACCTGCCTTTTACCTTGCACCCCACCTGCCTTCAGTCCCGTGCAGGTAGTAACTTttgactctagctccatccaggGGCCAAGCACGGGCAGAACAttagaggtttttaaaataaactgttttctTTACCAAGGGCTTCATGTCTAGTTATTTTCACCTTACTCGTCCCTGTAGAAGGCTGCAAAGTCTCAGGTGGGCTTGGAGGTGGGCATTGACAGGAGCTGTCCCATTGGTTGGCCACTTAGCAATGCCTAAATATTCCATCATGTGAGACCCTGCAGGCCAGAGAGCCTGGGGCCCTTGTTAAGCCACTGCCAACAGTATTGACTTCGTTCAACTCCTTTAAAGGTTTAGGATGTGTGAAGTATCTACTCACCAGATACTGCCCACTTGTGATGCTTGCTTcttggggggctgggggtgttTGATTTGGCTCAGAACAAAAGCATTCTACGTGTCTATAAATGCACCAATTTTGACTAAGCAAGCACTACCTTGATAAGGCGCATTAAATTCACTCTTCTAAAATTCATGGTTTTTCTACTTTGGCAGTGTGCGCAGAGATTCAGTCTCTGTCAGGGGAAGGCGAGGGTACTCAGTGAACCCTCTTGAAGTGGCTTGCAAAATCTgtctgtgcatatgtgtgtatttctTAGGAGAAAAGTTCCCAGCTGTCAAAGAGGTCTCCAACCCACGGAAGGGTAAGATGCTCTGGGTCTAAAGAGGTCTGCTGTATGACTTTAGTAAAGCCAGTTGGGAGCCCTTACAGTAGGTCCCATCagcacagaaagttaaaaatggggGTGTGTCTCACCACTTTGTAATCATGCTTCTGCGCAGTCAGGCAGTGATCATCCCTTCCCCTCAGCTCATCCTAATCAATAAGTTTTTGCATCTGAACCTTTTTTTCTTCGTCTCTTCATTTGTCCTTTAAATCCAATTTATACTATAGCAAATTCTGGAAGTTCTGAATGCTTGGGAACCAAAacagttttaagaaatattttatctttctgcACCCATCAGGTGTGGCTGAACGAAAGCACTGCCCCAGGAAGCTGAGCCCCGAGGTAAGCAGACACCCAGCTACTTCAGACACCCAGCTCCATGTGAGGTGGGACAGGCAGGCAAGcatggaggaaagaggaaagcCTGAAGCCCCAAGGATGCTGAGTTTAAAGCCCACTTAGTTAAACCGCACAGGCCCAATTCAGGAAACAACGCTGGCCTGTGTGAACCTTAAGGGTTTACTTTAGGCAGGCAGTAAGATAAGAAAGGAATTACAGAGACAAGCAGCTAACGAACTAGTGAACTCATTAGTATTTATGTTGTTTTCCATAGACCTGCTCTCTACCAgtatcagtggttttcaaagtgtggtccccagaccagcagcctcATCATCACCTGCAACTTCCTAGAAATACAAATATGTGGGCCCCTCTCCACTCTtctaaatcagaaactctagggtgGGGGCCAGCCTGGGGTGTAACAAGTCCTTCGGGTGATTCAGAAGCACAATAAAGTCTGAGAACCACCTGTCGTAACCAAAACCTGACTTCTCCTTGATCATTTGGAGTCAGGTCCCTGGATTATCCTTACCACCTCTGCATTTTACTGTAAGATCAGCCTCAGTTAATGTTCTTTAGATTTGCTGACTCACATGCCTGGCTTGTGGCTTCTCTAGTTTAGGGGATACAGTCACCTCCAGGCTAACCACCGTTCGGATTCCCATTGCTGGCTCTACCTCAGAAGCCCTAGAGGTGCATACCTGTTAAAGAGCTTCCTTCCAGGGGTCTGTGGTCACCGTTGAGTGTGGCAGTGGAATCTGTTCTGGAATCCTCCCTCACGTTCATGTCTGGGCTACAGCTGGCCGTAGCTGGGCAACTTACCTGGTTGCTCTTTATGTGCGAAGCGGTGCTGAGCTCATGGGAAACACTCAATACACATGTGTAAACTATATAGCCTGAAACTGGGCCATGAGTAGTTACTGCCATCACAATCACCAGGCTGAATTCTGAGCCCAAACGACACACTTAGACTATCCCAGGATAATCTTCACTGAATAAAAGTACACATTGGACTTTTAATTTGCAAGTGTTCTGCACTTTTCAATCAGTGGTCTTAGAGATTCATGTGAAGAGAGATGGGAGTACATAAATAGGGTGTTAAATATATCAAGTGTAACCAAAAAAATTAAccagaaaaataagtttaaaagcaatcaaaaaaaaaaaccttcaataatatataaataacttaatctgaggtaagagaaaaacaaaatcctgcagatacttttagaaaaataaacctcTTCTGTACTATACAGAAATTTACCTTTTACCACATCTTCTCAATCCCCATATGGTCGCCCTCTTCCACCAAAGACTCTGGGCACCAGAACTGAAGCTGAGAATCTCTCCGACCCCTACACTTCAGGTAACCATACAGAATATTCAAAGCTCGAGTTCAGCCAGGCTAAGTTACAAGAAAACTGAACCCATTCTCCATCCCATCCTAGAATAGAAGGGGCTACAGCAGTGCGTGGAGTGCTCAAGGCTGGGACCAAATCTCTGAGTGAGGTAAGGAATGGAATTGTGCTTCCTCCTAACAAATCACTTACCTCCTTCCAGGAGGTCCGTTATCTTCCCTCTTGTCTTCAAAAGACAGTTTTTCATCTCTGAAATGAGAGATGCCCACGCACCACCCCAAGCCCTCCTCAAAGAGCTAGGCCCCCACCCTAACCCCAAATCTATCCAGCCAGTTTCTACAGTGGTCTTCCCATTCTTCTGAGCTCTGGAGTGGTGGCTCCATGACAGAGCATTACTCTATACTCCTTACTGGGGCCAAGACCCAAACAATTGTCTTCTCCTgtgagggaaaggaagaggggcggcaaagcaaaaattaataataaagcattttgtaaaaattCAGGGAGGAGAAACAATTCTAAATCAGTGTTCTGGTTTGTGCAGCTGTTTTTTTAAACCGTTTTCTGTTTCCTAACACCCCATCCCACAGTGGAGCTGACTGCTGGAGCACATTCTGAGCAGAGTCTTGGCCAATGGCTCCTGCTTCCCTACCAGCCCCAGGGCTGCGCCGAACTAAGTAAGCACCATGTCAGAGCACTGCAGGCTCCCAGCTCTGCTGGCTGTGTCCAGTCCTGATCCTTGAGTGGCCTGTATGCCATAGGGTCCCAGAGACGGGCAAAAAAGGTGAGAAATCCAAAAAGGTGAGTTGAGCTTCATTCACTCTGGACAGCTGGGAGCTCAGGCCCCCGCGCTCTGCAGAGGTGCCAGCTGTGACCAAGTACTGACTAGGTTTCGCTGGCAACTCACGGATGAGTGCTGTCTGCCCAGTTGGCCACAGCAGGTAGCCTCGGCTCTTCTTAACATCAGGATACAGAGAGTAACAAGAGCTGCCCCAGCATCCCTGGGGTGTCCTGGAGCACCATCTTGACCGTGAGATGCTAACTACCAAGGAAGGAAGCCAGTCTGGCTATAACCAGCGGCTGCTGTTTGATGAAGGAGCTTA
This region includes:
- the CDAN1 gene encoding codanin-1 isoform X5 codes for the protein MLEERNIRKTCGYSSAGPSLHAGSTQLRSKLLQQSPAPACPTPESGCPHPSRTGNLTAEPADPARVSSRERLELVALVYSSCIAENLVPNLFLELFFVLQLLTARRMVAAKDSDLEPNPGAVDSLESPLFQSVHDCVFFAVQVLEHQFHVLSHLDKGTLKLLAENERLLCFSPVLQGHLRAAYEGSVAKVSLAMPPSAQAVSFQPETDNRANFSSDRAFHTFKKQRDVFYEVLREWEDRHEEPGWDFEKGLGSRIRAMMSQLSAACSHSHFVRLFQKQLLQMCQSPGGAGGTVLGEAPDVLNMLGADKLGRLRRLQERLVAPQSSGGPCPPPTFPGCQGFFRDFILSASSFQFNQHLMDSLSLKIRELNSLALPQPEPSDEDGESDVDWQGERRQFAVVLLSLRLLAKFLGFVAFLPYRGPEPPPTRELQDTILALRSQVPPVLDVRALLQQGLRARRAVLTVPWLVEFLSLADHIVPMLDYYRSIFTLLLHLHRSLVLSKESEGEMCFLNKLLLLAVLGWLFQIPTVPEDLFFLEEGQLDAFEVDTVASEHGLDSMPVVDQHLLYTCCPYIGELRKLLASWVSGSSGRSGGFVRKITPTTTTTGLGAQPPRTTQGLQAQLAQAFFHNQPPSLRRTVEFVAERIGSNCVKHIKATLVADLVRQAESLLQEQLVTQGQEGGDPAQLLEILCSRLCPHGAQALTQGREFCQKKSPGAVRALLPEETPAAVLSSAENIAVGLATEKACAWLSANVTALIRREVKAAVSRMLRAQGPEPAARGERRGCSRACEHHAPLPSHLISEIKDVLSLAVGPRDSEEGVSPEHLEQLLGQLGQMLRCRQFLCPPAEQHLAKCSVELASLVVADQIPVLGPPAQQQLERGQARRLLLMLVSLWKEDFQVPVPLQLLLRPRNVGLLAATRPREWDLLLFLLRELVEKGLMGRMEIETCLGSLHEAQWPRDFSEELATLFNLFLAEPHVPQPQLRACELVQPNRGTVLAQS